Below is a window of Tolypothrix bouteillei VB521301 DNA.
AAAGCACTGCTAGCACCTTAAAAGCGAAAGCAAGCGGGACACTTCGACCCTCTTATCAGTCTTTTAGTCGTTATTCGTCAAGGGATACAACAGGTTGTTTAATTGCCTGTTGTAGAAGATGCTGTACGCAGTTGTTGTAAGGTGCTAAAAATCTCACTGCCAGGTAAATCTACCATCAACCTTTACCTAAATTTACGGGAGTGAGTTTCAATGAGTCAATTTCAAGTTAGAAAAAAGTTACGCAAGGCTTGTTCTAAGGCGAGATATACTATCTTAGCAACATTTGGCATTGAACAAGACCGTGATAATCAAGGTAGTTCAAAACCAAGCATACGCAAAGCTAGTCTAAAAACATTGACATTGTTGAGTATTGGTACACCACTGAGTCTAGGATTAGTAAGTGCTGCTAATGCGGCTGTTGTTAGTAACGGCACTATACAACTAGGTATTAATCCACAAGGACATATCATTGATTCACCTACTCAAATTGGTATAAATTTCTTACCAACTGGTAACGATGGAATTTCTCCTGGATGTGCTTGTGAAGGCTGGGGTATAGCAGATGCGGTTAGTGGTGTCAGTGGTTACGCCAGCATTGACCTTGGTGGAATCAGTAATATTAATGTAGTGGATTTTATTACTGATGGTATTAGAGCCACTTCTGTTGTGAATGTCGGTAGTACTTTTAAAGTTACGCACGACTATGCACCTGTAGCAGAAACAGCCTTTTTGTATAAAGCTGCTGTTACTATTGAGAACATTGGAACAAAGGCTGTTGGAGATTTGCGCTACCGCCGAGTTATGGATTGGGACATTCAGCCAACTGCTTTTAGCGAATTTTCAACTGTAAAGACAAGCGGTGCAACAAATGTCCTCTTTACTAGTGACAATGGATTCGCTAACCCAAATCCATTAAGTGGACCTAGCCAAATTTTATTTACAGGGGAGGCTGTTGATTCTGGTCCCACAGACCATGGGGCTTTATTTGATTTTGGTTTTGGTGAACTAGCTGCCGGAGCAAGCCGTACATTCAATATCTTCTATGGAGCAGCTCCGAACGAAGCGCAAGCCTTAGCCGCACTAGCAGCCGTTGGTGCGGATCGAGTCTACTCATTAGGGCAAGCAAATGTGCCAGGTGGTGCTAGTACTGGTGAACCAAACACCTTTGCATTCGGCTTCGCAGGAGTAGGCGAGCCTCCCAAAGAGGAAGTTCCCGAGCCTCTAACTATACTGGGTTCGTTGGCAGCTGGTAGTATTGGTGTTGCTTTACGCCGCAAGTACCAGCAGCAAAAAGATAACGCAAAAGCATAAGTTGAAAATCTAATACCAATTCTCTAAATGAAAGCAACACATAATTATTAATCGCCGTTAAGCGTAATTATTAGTCTATTTTCATCTGTTGCCCTATTTTAGCGAATTGGTATAACTGCCAAGCAGTTAGGTTTCTTCTAGTTCCCAGGTTCCACCTGAGAATGGTTTTCGTGAATCTCTACCTCTGATTAATCATTCTCCATCTTTGCTAGGGGATGAGAAAGTTAAAAAATTGCTGCTACATCTAGATGAAAACAATTCCTTTGACCTCAGTTCAACAACTAAAATACCCTCAATTATGGTTACTAGGAATAGGAGCATGTTTAATTATAATTCACTTAACTGTAACTTGGAAAGCGGATAATTCTAATCTGTTAAGTAGCTGTATTTTATACTGGATATCCATATCTTCTCTCATCTGGGACAAACACCATACGTTAAATCTAGAAAGTGGAATTTTTTCTAGTTTTTTTAGTCTAGTATTGATTTGCCTGGTACTTTTAAAAAGTGCAACTTTAACAAGTTTTGGTTTGTTCTTATATTTTACACCTTTAATTATTGCCTTCAGTCTTGCTCTCTTAGCTTCCGGCTTTAAAGGATTAAAGCAATATAAAGGAGAATTAATTGCTTTATTTTTTCTAGGTGCATTCAAAATAGTTCCTTCATCGCTGATTGGTACTCTATCTTCTCTCACCGCCAAGTTTGCAGCTTTCATGCTTTGGTATACAGGTTCTCAAGTTGCTCTCTCTGGAGTCATCATTTATCTCCCTACTGGAAGTGTAGAAGTTTTGTCTGGTTGTTCTGGAATAGAACAAATTTTCCAGATGCTGGGCTTATCATTACTTTTTCTGTTAATGTTTCCTCAAAATGGGAAGCAAAAAATCATTACACCTATAGTAGCTGCCTCCCTTGGATTTATTGTGAATGGGATACGGGTTGTCCTGATGGCTATCCTAGTGGCGAAAAACCAACAAGAAGCATTTAAATACTGGCATGAAGGAGATGGTTCTCTAGTTTTTTACATGATTGCTGTCGTGCTTTTCGGGTTATTTTGCTGGTTTTTAATTGGACGAGGTGAATCAAAAACTCAAAACGCTACAGGGGTGAAACAGTGATTATCTGGAAACAACTCCGCACTCCGCTTTTAGCTCTAACTTTTAGTAGCGTTTTACTAGTTATGGTAAAAGTCATCCTGCTTCCTATACGGAAAAGAAAACACTTACCTCCTTTGTTTTTCCAGAAAAAGTACCCTTACCGCAATGGCAATTGAGCAAAAGTCGCTCTTTTCCAAATTCAAAAAAATCTCATCTTGAACTCAAGGCTCAAAAGTATTATCAATATATTCAAAATAATTTACCTCTAGACATTGAAATGAGTTATGTGACAGAGGGAAATGTCCCTGTGTTTCTTAAGAATTTTACTTCTATCTCATCCTCTGCTGTTTTACGTCAGCAAGAAGGGATAGGGTATTACGGTCTTGGGGTTAACCAGAATCGAGCATACTTGAGTGCTTGTATTAACCCATATGGTAATAGTACCTTTACTGAGGAACAATTTAATCAAAATAGATTTCATTATGAAATGCGACCTCAACATATACTTTCTTGGCTGATAGGTCAGAGACAATTACAACATAAGCGCTGTCTTTGGGCGCATTTATCAATTCCATTAAATAATTCTTCTCCTGAAGCTGCTTACGAAGTTTTAGAGAATGTTTGGTTTTCTTGGTATCAATGGTGGCGACCACGCTTTACTCAAGTGTTATTAGATAAATAAGTATATAAAATGACAAATACATCCTAAATTGAAAAGCTTAAAATATAAGTACTGGTAAGTTATAAAGTCTTCCAATTCTAAATCTCTTAGGTTCCTTAACTGTTGTTTATTTTTCTGTTTCATTTGGCTAGGAAAATGACTAAATCAAATAGTGACAAATCTGTTTCTGCTATTCAAGAATTACAACACTTTGCTTTCAGTCAGCAAGGCTCCATGACTATTTTGAGGATGCTTGGCTACGGTTTATTAGTTTTGGCATTGTTTGATATCATTGAAATACTTATTCCACCCAATTTTCTAAATCCAGGATGGGAATTTCAAACTATAGGTACATTGGTTGAGCGAGTTCCTGTTTCTTTAATTGGATTTGTATTGGTATTTTTTGGAGAGTTGCATTCAAGAACGAAGTTAGAAATTTCTATTCTAAAGACATTATCTTGGCTGACTTTATTGTTGGGAGTAATATTTATCCTATTCATTCCTTTAGGAATCATTAATACTGTTCGTCTCAATAACCAAAGTGTTTCTCAGATTACAACTGCATCCAATCAGCAAATTTCTCGTGCAGAAGATTTAGAAAAACAGCTGAATCAGGTCACGCCTGACCAAATTGACAAATTTCTTAAGATTCAAGGTCGTTCTTTAGATAATAAAAAACCTGAAGAAGTGAAAAAACAATTGTTGTCACAAGTATCTCAAGCCAAGCAACAAATAAAGAATCAAGCACAATCGGTTCAATCTCTTCGAGGTCTAAATTTGATTAAGTCTTCTGCTAAATGGAATCTTGGAGCTTTGGTTGCTGCAGTTTTATTTATCAATATTTGGAAAGGGACTGGTTGGGCGAGGAGGTAAAATCGCGTCTAGGAGGCGGAGGGAGCCTCTTAAGGCATTCCCAGGCAGAGCCTGGGAACGAAATGACTAAAAAATGAGTCATAATTCGTAATGATTGTCTTCAATTACGAATTACGAATTACGAATCATGAATTACGCTGTTGCTAATTGTGGAGTTGGACGCTTGCTGTTGCGGATACCTTCAATAGCTTCAGCATAGTCTTTGGCTTTGAAGACTGCGGAACCAGCCACGATCGCATTTGCTCCTGCTTCTAACACTTGCCAAGTATTATTACCCTTCAGCCCCCCATCCACTTCAATCCAGGGGTTGAGACCGCGTTCATCGCAAATTTGACGCAATTTTTGAATTTTGGGAACTACACCAGGAATAAAGCTTTGACCGCCAAAACCAGGGTTGACGCTCATAATCAATATGAGATCGCAAATATCTAGAACATATTCAATGAGTTCTAATGGTGTCGATGGGTTGAGCACAACACCAGCTTGCTTACCTAATTCTTTAATCTGACCGAGAGTACGGTGTAGGTGTGGTGAAGCGTTGTGTTCGCAATGGACTGAAATGATATCAGCGCCTGCTTTGGCAAAGTCTTCTACATATTTTTCTGGTTCCACAATCATTAAGTGGACATCCAGTGGCTTTTTGGTGACAGGACGAATCGCTTCTACAATCAGAGGACCAATCGTGATATTGGGGACGAAGCGACCGTCCATTACGTCTACGTGAATCCAATCTGCACCTGCTTCGTCTACTGCTCGAATTTCTTCTCCCAGACGGCTAAAATCTGCTGATAGGATGGATGGAGAGATTACAATGGGCTTTGTAGATAGGGTTTGGGTCATGGCTAGTGGGTTTTTAAGCGTCCTCGTCTGTCAACATTGTAACAAAAGTTGAGCATTTGTTAATAATTAGAGGTTAGAGGTTAGTGGTGAGTCTAGCCCCCACGGCGGCTTTCCCGCGCCGTCAGGGACTAGCGAATCCGAAGGGTTAGTGGGACTTCTCAACTAACCACTAACGACCAACAACTAACGACTAACCACTAACCAGCAACTATATATTGATTATGGCAAACAAACACACTTGGATAATTTGGGGTTTTGGTGTCTCTTGTTTGAGTGTACCCGTACTAGCTATTGCCTTGGAAAGTCCTTTTGGAACTAACGGTATTGATGCTTTGAAGTTACACAAACCACCGTATAATTTAACAGGGCGCAAGATAGCGATCGGTCAGGTAGAAATCGGGCGTCCCGGTCAATTTGGCTTAGATAAGGCTGTTTCTAAGAATCGCTCTGTATCTCTTGCAGGCGTATTTTTACGGAATGCATTAGCTAAATCAAATACTGGCGTCGATCCGCATGCTTATAATGTAGCCAGTGTTATGGTAAGCAATAATAAAGCTTTGCCCGGTATTGCTCCACAAGCACGTCTCTATTCCTCAGCGGTGGGGTCTGGTAAAAACTTGGGTCAACCAGAAGAATGCATGTCTGCACAACATATCGCAGGACAAAATGGTGGAGATATCCGCGCAATTAATTTTAGCTTTGGCGAACCACTGAACCGCGATTCTCGTCCATCACCTGTTCTTGATGGTAAAGCTCTCTTAACAATGTGCATTGACTGGTCGAGTCGCGTTCACGATACTCTATATATTATTGCAGGTAATCAAGGCAAGGGAGGAATTCCCATCCCTACAGACAACTATAACGGAATGAATGTGGCTTTTTCATCTCGTCGCGGGGGAATTTTTAATAAAGTTGATGTTTCTAATTTAGCGGCTGTGAGCGAAGGGCTAGCTGTTCGACTTGCAGGAAAAGAAATTAATATAGGTCCGCGTCGCGCGATCGCTTTAGTTGCCCCTGGTAATAATATCACCTTGCTTAACCCAGACGGTAAATTTACTAAAGTAACGGGAACGAGTTTTGCAGCTCCTCAAGTAACAGCAACAGTAGCCTTGTTGCAAGAATTGGGCGATCGACAATTGCGAACAAAACGAACAAATTGGAGTGTAGATTCCCGCCGCCATGAAGTGATGAAAGCTGTACTCATGAACTCTGCGGACAAAATCAAAGACATTGGCAACGGGTTATATTTGGGAATGACGCGGACGCTGATTGATAAGCTCAACAAAGACTGGCTTGACTCTGATGCTTACAAAAACCCCAAAATACCTTTAGATGCTCAGATGGGAACAGGTCATTTAAACGCATTTCGAGCATACCAGCAATTCAGTGTCGGTCAATGGAATCCAACACAACCTGTACCTAGTATTGGATGGGATTATCGTACAGTGAATGCACTATCTTACGTAGATTATACAATAGCGAAACCTTTACAACAGGGCAGTTTTGTTGCTATTACCTTAACTTGGGATAGATTGGTAGAACTTAACGATAAAAATAATAACGGTCAATTTGATGCGGGTGATGATTTTCGCGATCGCGGTTTAAACAATCTCGATCTTTATTTAGTGAAAGCAGATGCACCAGAAGGTATTGAGAGTGCAGCTGTTTGTTCCTCCATCAGTGATGTTGATAGTGTAGAGCATATTTTTTGTCCCGTTCCTGCAACAGGTAACTACAAAATTCGCGTTCAGTCCCGTCAAAAAGTTAACGAAGCCACGCAAGCTTACGCCCTAGCTTGGTGGACTGTAGGTGTGAAGTAGAGGGAACAAGGGGACATGGGGGACATGGTATATTTTTCTCCCTTGTCTACCTTGTCTACCCCTCCCCCTTGTCCTCTATCCCCTATTCCCCCCTGTTGCCAAAACTGTAACCATATAATAAACAAGTCACTTGGGATGGCATAGTCAAAACAAAGTCTCAGGAGATTGTGGAGTCAAATGAAGCAAAATAGCAATGCTCGTGAAAATTTTTTGCAAAGACGTTATGGTGTTCGTCTGGGAAGACGTTATGTTCTGACTGCAGCTAGCGTTGTTCTTATGAGTGTTATAGGATGTTCGCAAATTGGTAATAACACGAGCGCATACGCACAAACGAGTTTACCTCCTTCAGAATCTCCCATGTCAAAACAACCCTCGACTCCCGATCCGAAACTCGTTAATGCTAACACAAAGTTTGGCTTTAAACTATTTTCTCAAGTTTTAAATGAACAGAGCGATCGCAATATTTTTGTTTCTCCCTCAAGTGTATCTATTGCTTTAGCTATGACTTATAACGGAGCAAGTGGAACGACTAGAGAAGCAATGATAAAAGCGCTGGAGTTACAGGAGTTGACTTTACAACAAATCAACTCCTCTAACGCGGCGCTGAAGAAAAGTTTGGAAAATGCAGATCCTGAAGTAAAACTGACGATTGCAAATTCGCTTTGGGCTAATAAAGAAGCGAGCCTTGACCGAGAATTTATCCAAAGAAATCAAGATTTTTATACTGCTAGGATAACCAATTTAAACTTTAAAGACAAAAATGCACCTAGTATTATCAATAGCTGGGTTAACGATAGTACTGAAGGCAAAATTAACAAAATTGTAGAAAGAATCGATCCCGATCGCGTGTTGTTTCTTATTAATGCTATTTATTTTAAAGGTCGTTGGTCGGATAAATTTGATAAAGCTCAAACGAGCGATCGCCCATTTTACCTGACATCGGGTCGGCAAAAACAACATCCTATGATGTCACAAAGAGGTGACTATAGGTATTATGAAAATCAGCAATTTCAGGCTGTCAGTTTACCTTATGGTAAAGATGGTAAAGTGAGCTTTTATATTTTTCTTCCCAAACAGAAATCTAGCTTAAAAAGCTTTTATCAAAATTTGAGTGCAGAAAACTGGGAAAATTGGATGACTCAGTTTAGGAAAAGAGAAGGATTTGTGAGCTTGCCTCGCTTTAAAATGGATTATGATATTACCCTGAATAAAGCCCTAACAGCGTTAGGAATGGGCGAGGCTTTTAGTAATAAAGCTAACTTTTCTGCCATGGGGAAAAATCTTAAAATTAGCGAAGTTAAGCATAAAACATTTGTTGAAGTTAATGAAGAAGGCACTGAGGCTGCTGCTGCTACTTCTGTGGGAATAGTGCCATTATCAGCTAAAGTGCCATCGGAAGAACCGTTCAGTATGATTGTCGATCGCCCCTTCTTCTGTACGATTCGGGATAATCGGACAGGAAGTCTTTTGTTTATGGGTTCAATTGTGGAGCCACTTTCTTAGGATTTATCTCACTGCGATTGCTTTGAGAACCTGTAGGAGGCGATTCTGAGACAATGGGTGCAGCTACCTCTACAGAATGGTTACCTGATGATGTCGTTGTACTGTCATTAGCCGTATTTTGTGGTTGAACGCAGATAGTTTCTGTATCGTCCACTTCTTCGGTACTAGTTGCAGGACGCACTGCACTGAGAGCAGTTTTAATAACGACAGCTGTGGGTACTGCCACAATAACACCCAAAAGTCCTCCAATTCTCGCGCCTGTTAACACAGAAATCAGAACCCAGACGGGATTTAAACCAGTAAAACTACCTAAAATTCTAGGAGCAATTAAGTTTTCTAAAATTTGCTGGACAATCACTGCTGCAATGAGTACCCTAGCGCCCATGGAAAAATCTTGTAGGGCCACAATAAGAGTAGTCAGAGCTATCCCCACAGATCCACCAAAAGGAACTAGAGCCATGATACCAATGGTCAAACCAAACAGCAGACCAAACGGTACTTTTAGCCACAAAAAGGTGGGAATCAGGGCTGACGCCATACAAGTTGACGCAATTAATTGAGTAATAAAGAAATTTTGGAAACTCAGGCGGACTGTTTCGGAAAAAGCGTTACGAAATCTCGTAGGTAGCCAGTCTACTAAACTCTGCCACAACTCATCCCCGTGCTGCAAAAGATAGAAGGTCAAAACCATTGTTAAGAGAAAGTCAAGCAAGCTAGTCACTGTTATGACAGCCAGATTTAAAACTTGTCCGGAAATCGCCTGCAATTGTCCCTTGACCCGATCGTTAATTTGTACGACCAAAGCATCAAGGTTAATCGGTAAGCCAAGGCTTTCCGCTTTCTCATTTAACATCATCAACTGCGATCGCCCCGAATCAATCAATTCTGGTATGCGAGCCACCAGTTGCTGGGCTTGAGTTAAAGCCAGTGGGATGAGAGTCACCCCCAAAGCTAATAAAACCGATAAGGCGAGTAAAAACACTAAAACAGCGACTTGTTCTCGCCTAGCGCCGTGACGCTCCATCCAGCTTACGGGATAGTTGAGCAGAAACGCTAGCACTGACGCACCGACTAAAATGACAATCAGAGAGTGAAAGTAATGAAAAATTGCTGAAACTGCCCAACCATTGAGCACGAGTAGTGGAGCGAACAAAGCGATAGCGCTAATTCGCGATATCGGTGAGAGTGTTTGCCACCAGTCGAAGAGCTTGCGTGTCTGCATCTGCCGATTGCGGGATACAACTAAATAATATTATTCTTTTAAGCTTATTATCTCTGACTATACTCCCGCGATCATCCCCCTAACTTAGGATTACACTTAGCATCTTCTCCACCCGTCATTAAGGATATAGGTATTACGGCCTTTTCCTTAAAAAACAAAAATTTGCGATTCTTGGGTGTGGAATGAGGAATTGAGTGCCGACATAGGGAAGAATATTGTCAGTACCTAATACGCAATACCCAATACCCAATACCCGCTCTCAAAGTTTTATGCTCGACCCCCAAACCCCAACCGCCAATCCCCAATCCCCACAGCTACTTCTGTATTTAATTCCAGTCATTGGTTTTTTCCCGTCTCTATGGACTCTCTACCGTCATCAAGGAACTCGGGAACAACTTGCAGTCAGTCGTCTGTCTATAACTTTGGCGTTTACCTGGCTTCTGGGATACTTTTTGTTAACAACGGTTGCGGAAAGTTCAGATTTTTTTGCACTGCGTCTACTGATTCTCAATAGCTTTCTTACCTCTGGATACTTTTTAGTGAGTACTTGGTTGATTGTTCGTGTAGTTAAAGGCAAGTCTCACCGTCTATCTGGATTTAGTGAATTTGCCGAACGATGGTTGGGAAAATACTTGTCTTAAGAACCATAATGAAAAACGTTTTTCGGTGTTTTCACTTAATTTTCGTATTCTTTGACATTTTCTTCAAATCAGCTCTAGGCAATTCAAGTTTTCTATTGCCATACTTCAATAAAACATCTCCGGATTTACTGAAAAGTAGGAGAATTACTGCAATAAGTGTTTTGGTTAACACTCAAGTGGTAAAGTTACCGCTAATAATCAAAAAGAGTTAGTTATTATAAGTCGATTTAGCTGTTTTTTAGAAGACAGCGTATTTTTCACTTTTTATCAGTAAGTGTGAGGAAGTCAGTGACCATTCAAAGAACTTCGGCGCAAGGAAACCACTCAGCACCCCGCCCCGAGCCAAGCGATCGCAATACTCAAAGCCATAAATCCGGGCGCTGGTTGTGGTTTTGGGTTGGAATGAGTGGTATTGCAATGGTGTCAGCAACAGCTGGGGCGTTGTTAGCGGTTTCTTTAACAAGTACGCCTTTAATGCAAACCAACCTCAGCCCAGATGAAGCAGCAGTGTTTGATGCAGATCGCATCTCAGGGAGTGGGCTGCGGTTTTCAGAATTAACCCGCCCTGTCAACATATTGATCATGGGAATGAGCGTACTCCCGCAAGATATTCAGAATCCTCCGAGTGAAAGCCTCAAGCTGCGATATCATCCCCAAGTTAATTCTTTTGATGGGCTAGCTGATGTCATGCTCTTGATCCGATTCGATCCAGAGAAGAAAAAATTAGTCATGCTTTCCATTCCTAGAGATACCCGTACAAAAATAGAAGGACATAGTGCTAGGAAAATCAACGCCACAAATGTTCTTGGTGGACCAGCATTAACTGCCAAAACTGTTAGTAATGTATTGGATGGAGTCGGAATCGATCGCTATATCCGAATTAATGTTTTGGGAGTTGCTAAGTTAATTGATGCCTTGGGTGGAGTCACGGTTTACGTTCCCAAGGATATGAAGTACAAGGATGAATCTCAACACTTATTTATCAATTTAAAAGCAGGAAAACAGCATCTCAATGGTGACCAAGCATTACAACTTTTGCGCTTTCGTCATGACGAAAATGGGGATATTGGTCGCATTCAACGGCAGCAAATGGTAATGAGAGCTTTAATGGATCAATCCCTGACTCCAGCTACTGTCGCGCAATTACCTAAAATTCTGAACGTAGTTAAAGACAATATTGATACTAATTTAACAGTTGAGGAGTTATTAGCACTAGTCGGTTATGGAGTGAGAACAAACCGCTCCAATATGCAAATGATGATGCTACCCGGTCGGTTCAGTCAACTAGGGGAGTTTGAAGCCAGCTACTGGGTACCAGATAAAAAGCGTATCAGTGCTATGATGGCTCAACACTTTGAAGTTAAATCGGAGTTGATTCCTCTGACTAGCGAGCCTAGCTCATTGCGTGTTGCGGTTCAAGACAGTACGGGTAGTCAAAATACCAATCTTCGACCTTTAATTAAGGCACTGCAAAATGCAGGTTACAATAACGTTTACATAGCTAAAAGTTGGGGCGAACCATTGGAAGTGACTCACATTGTCGCCCAACAAGGTGATGGTAACAGTGCTGAATCGATTCGCAATTCTTTAGGATTTGGGGAAGTTCGTGTAGAAAGTACGGGTAACCTCGGTTCTGATATTAGTATTCAAGTGGGGAAAGATTGGGTGGAAAAAATACGCAATTTAGAAAACCCTGTTGCACCTTAATTGTGTGGGTAAGGCAGAGGGCAGATGGCAGATGGCAGATGGCAGCTATGAGAGAAAAGTAAAAGGTAACTCTTTGCCATAAGATCTAAAACCCTTGAATTTATTTATTCTTTAATTTCCTTCTGCATAGCTAGCTAGCTGCCTTCTTAGAGCTTTGCTGCTAACTCCCAAATCCAATCTTGTAAGATTGGATTGACCACTTCAGGAGCTTCGTCTTGCGGACAATGCCCAACCCCTTCTAACGGAATAAACTTTTGGACTTGTGGGTAATTAGCCAATTCTCTACCCAATTCTATGGGTTCCCAAGGGTCGGCTGCTCCCCATAGAATAATTGCAGGGCATGGGAGTTGAGGTAATAGGTCTTCCGGTAAGGGTCCGGTAGAATATGCAGTGAAGGCAAGGAATACTGCGACTGCACCGGGGTCTTGTGCGGGAGCCATTAAAATATCTACGAGTTCTTCTGTCACTACCTCAGAATTAGCATAGGCTTTGAGGAGAATTTGCCGTACTGTTTTTGGTTTGGCAATTTGGTTGAAAAAGAAGTTTCCTATTGGTTGAATCGAGAGTATTTGTTGGAGTAGGGGTGCTCCAAAGCGACGATACCAGGGTAAAGCCATGCGTTTGCGATCGTGTAACAGTCGCAGGGAACAATTGAGCAAAGCAACTCCCAAAACTATTTCTGGATTATCCACTGCTGTTTGCATCACAACAATACAACCAACAGAGTTCCCAACTAAAAATGCTGGTTCGCCCACAACTTCATGGCAAAAATCCGCAATTTGCTGTCCCCAGGTTTCAAAAGTATAAGAAATTTTTTCGCCCGGTTTTGGTTTTGCAGAACTCCCAAAACCAATTAAATCAATCGCAAACACACGGCAATGTTCTGCCAATATAGGTATATTTTTTCGCCAGTGCCACCATGATGCGCCAAAGCCATGTACTAAAACAACAGCAGGTCCGGAGGTTCCCTGGGTTTGATAACAAATGGGAAATCCTTGCCATATCCAAGTTTTTGTTGATGTCAATGCTGAGGTAGAAGCAGAGGAGGTCATGGGAATTGGGTTGTCAGTACAGAGAGGATATGTAGCCGTTTATAGCAGACTTTTCTGTCTTTATTTTGACGCAGTT
It encodes the following:
- a CDS encoding LCP family protein; the protein is MTIQRTSAQGNHSAPRPEPSDRNTQSHKSGRWLWFWVGMSGIAMVSATAGALLAVSLTSTPLMQTNLSPDEAAVFDADRISGSGLRFSELTRPVNILIMGMSVLPQDIQNPPSESLKLRYHPQVNSFDGLADVMLLIRFDPEKKKLVMLSIPRDTRTKIEGHSARKINATNVLGGPALTAKTVSNVLDGVGIDRYIRINVLGVAKLIDALGGVTVYVPKDMKYKDESQHLFINLKAGKQHLNGDQALQLLRFRHDENGDIGRIQRQQMVMRALMDQSLTPATVAQLPKILNVVKDNIDTNLTVEELLALVGYGVRTNRSNMQMMMLPGRFSQLGEFEASYWVPDKKRISAMMAQHFEVKSELIPLTSEPSSLRVAVQDSTGSQNTNLRPLIKALQNAGYNNVYIAKSWGEPLEVTHIVAQQGDGNSAESIRNSLGFGEVRVESTGNLGSDISIQVGKDWVEKIRNLENPVAP
- a CDS encoding alpha/beta fold hydrolase yields the protein MTSSASTSALTSTKTWIWQGFPICYQTQGTSGPAVVLVHGFGASWWHWRKNIPILAEHCRVFAIDLIGFGSSAKPKPGEKISYTFETWGQQIADFCHEVVGEPAFLVGNSVGCIVVMQTAVDNPEIVLGVALLNCSLRLLHDRKRMALPWYRRFGAPLLQQILSIQPIGNFFFNQIAKPKTVRQILLKAYANSEVVTEELVDILMAPAQDPGAVAVFLAFTAYSTGPLPEDLLPQLPCPAIILWGAADPWEPIELGRELANYPQVQKFIPLEGVGHCPQDEAPEVVNPILQDWIWELAAKL